One region of Cucurbita pepo subsp. pepo cultivar mu-cu-16 chromosome LG03, ASM280686v2, whole genome shotgun sequence genomic DNA includes:
- the LOC111791292 gene encoding cytokinin riboside 5'-monophosphate phosphoribohydrolase LOG3-like isoform X1 codes for MEGVISNHEMKPSKFRRICVFCGSSQGKKKSYQDSAIELGKELVSRNIDLVYGGGSIGLMGLVSQAVHDGGRHVIGVIPKTLMSPELTGETVGEVKTAADMHQRKAEMAKHSDAFIALPGGYGTLEELLEVITWAQLGIHDKPVGVGLLNVDGYYNSLLSFIDKAVEEGFITPNARQIILSTPSVKELVKKLEEYVPCRDRVASKLSWAIE; via the exons ATGGAGGGTGTGATTTCGAATCATGAAATGAAGCCATCCAAGTTCAGGAGGATTTGCGTGTTCTGTGGAAGTAGCCAAGGCAAGAAGAAAAGCTACCAAGATTCCGCCATTGAACTTGGCAAGGAATTG GTTTCAAGGAACATTGATCTGGTTTACGGTGGGGGCAGCATAGGGCTGATGGGTTTAGTGTCACAAGCTGTTCATGATGGCGGTCGGCATGTCATTGG AGTTATACCCAAGACACTCATGTCTCCTGAG TTGACTGGTGAAACTGTCGGGGAAGTGAAGACAGCGGCAGATATGCACCAAAGGAAGGCAGAGATGGCAAAGCATTCAGATGCTTTTATTGCTTTGCCAG GAGGGTATGGGACTCTGGAAGAACTACTTGAAGTCATAACATGGGCTCAACTTGGAATTCATGACAAGCCAGTCGGT GTGGGGCTGTTGAATGTTGATGGTTACTACAATTCATTACTCTCATTTATTGATAAAGCTGTAGAGGAGGGATTCATCACTCCAAATGCGCGTCAAATTATCCTATCTACGCCATCAGTCAAGGAGCTAGTGAAGAAGTTGGAG GAGTATGTGCCTTGCCGTGACAGAGTTGCTTCAAAGCTGAGTTGGGCGATAGAATAG
- the LOC111791292 gene encoding cytokinin riboside 5'-monophosphate phosphoribohydrolase LOG3-like isoform X2 produces the protein MEGVISNHEMKPSKFRRICVFCGSSQGKKKSYQDSAIELGKELVSRNIDLVYGGGSIGLMGLVSQAVHDGGRHVIGVIPKTLMSPELTGETVGEVKTAADMHQRKAEMAKHSDAFIALPGGYGTLEELLEVITWAQLGIHDKPVGLLNVDGYYNSLLSFIDKAVEEGFITPNARQIILSTPSVKELVKKLEEYVPCRDRVASKLSWAIE, from the exons ATGGAGGGTGTGATTTCGAATCATGAAATGAAGCCATCCAAGTTCAGGAGGATTTGCGTGTTCTGTGGAAGTAGCCAAGGCAAGAAGAAAAGCTACCAAGATTCCGCCATTGAACTTGGCAAGGAATTG GTTTCAAGGAACATTGATCTGGTTTACGGTGGGGGCAGCATAGGGCTGATGGGTTTAGTGTCACAAGCTGTTCATGATGGCGGTCGGCATGTCATTGG AGTTATACCCAAGACACTCATGTCTCCTGAG TTGACTGGTGAAACTGTCGGGGAAGTGAAGACAGCGGCAGATATGCACCAAAGGAAGGCAGAGATGGCAAAGCATTCAGATGCTTTTATTGCTTTGCCAG GAGGGTATGGGACTCTGGAAGAACTACTTGAAGTCATAACATGGGCTCAACTTGGAATTCATGACAAGCCA GTGGGGCTGTTGAATGTTGATGGTTACTACAATTCATTACTCTCATTTATTGATAAAGCTGTAGAGGAGGGATTCATCACTCCAAATGCGCGTCAAATTATCCTATCTACGCCATCAGTCAAGGAGCTAGTGAAGAAGTTGGAG GAGTATGTGCCTTGCCGTGACAGAGTTGCTTCAAAGCTGAGTTGGGCGATAGAATAG
- the LOC111791291 gene encoding uncharacterized protein LOC111791291 isoform X2, with amino-acid sequence MDADRKRIFTGLAVAMFLGSVVYMRLWTIDFSMSSGHAELLRRQFDLANGKAMDESAEWRRMYDHEHDRANKCRSDLNKLKESFKKVGDAASFDQKLTTMQTENLALRTKVDALQQKIKAETSRCGSQ; translated from the exons ATGGACGCAGATCGGAAGCGAATCTTCACAGGTTTGGCGGTGGCGATGTTCTTAGGATCGGTAGTGTACATGAGGCTTTGGACCATCGACTTCTCCATGTCTTCCGGCCATGCCGAGCTTCTCAG GAGGCAATTCGACCTTGCGAACGGGAAGGCAATGGATGAATCTGCGGAATGGCGTCGTATGTACGACCACGAACACGATAGAGCTAATAAATGTAGAAGTGATCTAAACAAG CTTAAGGAATCTTTTAAGAAGGTGGGGGATGCTGCTAGCTTCGATCAGAAGCTAACAACAATGCAAACG GAAAACTTAGCTCTTCGCACAAAAGTGGATGCCTTACAGCAAAAGATAAAGGCCGAGACGTCGAGATGTGGCTCTCAATAG
- the LOC111789957 gene encoding protein indeterminate-domain 9-like, with product MSTNPFSLLSSTPTSTPFAHHPDANPSPNPKPKPSAAAKKKRNLPGTPDPDAEVVALSPKSLMATNRFICEICNKGFQRDQNLQLHRRGHNLPWKLRQRTNKEPIKKKVYICPEKTCVHHDPSRALGDLTGVKKHFSRKHGEKKWKCDKCSKKYAVQSDWKAHSKTCGTREYKCDCGTLFSRKDSFITHRAFCDALAEESARITTVSATNILNNLRNDSVLLHQQDQSLIDHQTNNLQTLGDVPALSQFTHSDHFLRDFEDHQHKNRSPFSLWLNNNNNISNFYGPSSSSSNLFGSIAETGLSMLPVFEKEDVEKKGSLSKATSSAAALLSGQSSSVVSSSPMSATALLQKAALMGSTRSSTNNNSPLIDAGAFGVMNSSSLSSSSSSNAVSLNSLNKSRSMTMADSVQMVGTNSDLSSNILSQLLMPLNNGNNSMKSNDQTRDFLGVGGNGEAPQPPFLPPELAKFAAINSTMGLSQFAANH from the exons ATGTCAACTAATcccttctctcttctctcttccaCTCCCACTTCCACTCCCTTTGCTCACCACCCAGATGCAAACCCTAGCCCTAACCCTAAACCCAAACCCTCCGCTGCGGCGAAGAAGAAGCGGAACCTCCCCGGAACCCCAG aTCCTGATGCGGAGGTTGTTGCTTTGTCGCCGAAATCGCTCATGGCGACAAATAGATTCATATGTGAAATTTGCAATAAGGGGTTTCAAAGAGATCAGAATCTGCAACTTCATCGACGAGGACATAACCTACCATGGAAGCTTCGACAACGAACGAACAAGGAGCCGATTAAGAAGAAGGTGTATATTTGCCCGGAGAAGACGTGCGTTCACCATGATCCATCACGAGCCCTCGGCGATCTCACCGGAGTAAAGAAACATTTCAGCCGAAAACACGGCGAGAAGAAGTGGAAATGTGATAAGTGTTCTAAGAAATATGCGGTTCAATCTGATTGGAAAGCTCACTCCAAAACTTGTGGGACTAGAGAATATAAGTGTGATTGTGGAACCCTTTTTTCCAG GAAAGACAGCTTCATAACCCACAGAGCATTTTGCGATGCATTAGCTGAAGAAAGTGCAAGAATCACGACAGTTTCAGCAACAAATATTCTGAATAATCTCAGAAATGATTCagttcttcttcatcaacaaGATCAATCTTTGATTGATCATCAGACCAATAATCTTCAAACACTTGGAGATGTTCCTGCCCTTTCCCAATTCACTCACTCTGATCATTTTCTAAGAGACTTTGAAGATCATCAACACAAGAACAGATCTCCTTTCTCTCTTTGGTTGaacaataacaacaatatCTCCAACTTTTATGgaccttcctcttcttcttccaatctTTTTGGATCCATAGCCGAAACCGGCCTTTCCATGTTGCCCGTGTTCGAGAAGGAAGATGTCGAGAAGAAGGGAAGTTTGTCGAAAGCTACGTCCTCGGCAGCTGCACTGTTGTCGGGTCAGTCGTCGTCcgttgtttcttcttctccgatGTCGGCCACCGCCCTTCTGCAAAAAGCTGCTCTTATGGGCTCTACTAGAAGCAGCACCAACAATAATTCCCCGCTCATCGATGCCGGTGCTTTCGGAGTGATGAACTCTTCGTCTTTGTCGTCGTCCTCGTCCTCCAACGCTGTAAGCTTGAACTCTCTGAACAAATCTAGAAGCATGACAATGGCTGACTCGGTTCAGATGGTCGGTACCAACTCCGATTTAAGCTCGAATATTCTCAGCCAGCTTCTAATGCCACTCAACAAtg GTAACAACAGTATGAAAAGTAACGACCAAACGAGAGACTTCCTTGGTGTCGGAGGAAACGGAGAAGCACCCCAGCCACCGTTCCTTCCACCGGAGCTGGCAAAATTCGCCGCCATAAACTCAACAATGGGACTAAGCCAGTTCGCCGCCAACCACTAA
- the LOC111791288 gene encoding V-type proton ATPase subunit G1-like isoform X1 has product MNFDFSYGVGFEMCTFNLSKLHLQENMATRGQGGIQQLLAAEQEAQHIVNAARNAKLARLKQAKEEAEREIAAYRAQVESEFQRKLTESSGDSGANVKRLEVETDIKIQNLKEESARISHDVVNMLLKHVTTVKN; this is encoded by the exons ATGAATTTCGACTTTAGTTATGGTGTTGGATTCGAAATGTGTACTTTCAATTTGAGCAAACTCCATC tacag gAGAATATGGCAACTAGGGGTCAAGGTGGTATCCAACAATTGCTTGCTGCAGAGCAAGAAGCTCAACACATTGTCAATGCTGCCAGAAATG caAAATTGGCTAGACTGAAACAAGCCAAAGAAGAGGCTGAAAGGGAAATTGCTGCATATCGAGCCCAAGTCGAGTCTGAATTCCAAAGAAAACTCACTGAG AGTAGCGGAGATTCGGGAGCTAATGTTAAGCGGCTCGAAGTTGAGACAGACATAAAGATTCAAAACCTGAAAGAAGAGTCTGCTAGAATTTCACACGATGTTGTGAACATGCTCCTGAAGCATGTGACAACCGTGAAAAATTGA
- the LOC111791594 gene encoding uncharacterized protein LOC111791594 — protein MSLKAVKWQIAHGALARRVVIRTFLLALAVSTVPLLHILTGTDFGVIFRDCVVKSGDVEARVSRGSYMFQGHFLNPIWEPFVAIHCEENMNLTTNVVAELMEKKLLDHSAKSLCVGEGSGSAVLALRDMGFNDVIGVGQHRFFSLRRKHFVYELDFKDQYFDFVFSRDLDRYSVPALLVLEIERVIRPGGIGAVIVGTTGSVPNNLIRAAIPVSSLLKASTVMHVGHVNNLTLVVFKKKLEEFAHLEPRPSFECRSLTRNKPLIPKMEPLVKAKPVGFDKKLAYLPKLVNASNGEKLVYVNIGTGKRLNYTNRDWFPPSYPVDRRDFNVYFVDYDMSSLAAHIHMPGVTFVYHPGLAGTDRTTDNDGADDEDEEEPYIDDEFDFLSWFKETVQHANFVVLKMDAGKEELKFLSDLFESRVICWVDELFLSCRDGVDEDGEVKKRDCMDLFKDLRNSGVYVHQWFLDAPSSMKL, from the coding sequence ATGAGTTTGAAGGCTGTGAAATGGCAGATCGCTCATGGGGCATTGGCCAGGCGTGTTGTTATTCGAACATTCCTTCTGGCCTTGGCTGTTTCGACTGTTCCTTTGTTGCATATTTTGACGGGTACCGATTTCGGAGTGATCTTTCGCGATTGTGTTGTAAAATCTGGCGATGTGGAAGCGAGAGTTTCTCGAGGTTCGTATATGTTTCAAGGTCACTTTCTGAATCCAATTTGGGAGCCATTCGTAGCGATTCACTGTGAGGAAAACATGAATCTGACGACTAATGTCGTTGCTGAGCTAATGGAGAAGAAATTGTTGGATCATAGTGCAAAATCTCTCTGCGTTGGAGAGGGATCGGGCTCCGCCGTTTTGGCACTGAGGGACATGGGATTCAATGATGTTATTGGTGTTGGTCAACACAGATTTTTCTCTCTAAGGAGAAAACATTTCGTTTATGAACTGGACTTTAAGGATCAAtactttgattttgttttctctagAGACCTAGACAGGTATTCAGTCCCTGCACTTTTGGTGCTCGAGATCGAGCGTGTGATTCGACCTGGTGGAATTGGGGCTGTTATTGTGGGCACGACTGGTTCAGTGCCGAATAATTTGATTAGAGCTGCAATTCCAGTGTCATCTTTGCTTAAAGCTTCCACTGTGATGCATGTTGGCCATGTTAATAACTTAACTCTGGTTGTATTTAAGAAGAAACTCGAAGAATTTGCGCATTTGGAGCCTCGCCCTTCGTTTGAATGTCGCTCTCTCACAAGGAACAAGCCTTTAATTCCAAAAATGGAGCCTCTTGTGAAAGCAAAACCTGTGGGATTTGACAAGAAGCTGGCTTATTTGCCTAAGCTTGTAAATGCTTCCAACGGGGAAAAGTTGGTTTATGTTAATATTGGTACAGGGAAGCGCCTGAATTACACCAACAGAGATTGGTTTCCACCTTCTTATCCGGTGGATCGCAGagattttaatgtttattttgttgattacGACATGTCCTCTCTCGCCGCACATATCCATATGCCTGGAGTCACGTTTGTTTATCATCCTGGCCTGGCTGGAACTGATCGTACTACAGATAACGATGGCGCCGATgatgaagacgaagaagaaccTTACATCGACGACGAGTTTGATTTTCTATCTTGGTTCAAGGAAACTGTGCAGCATGCCAATTTCGTCGTCTTGAAGATGGATGCAGGGAAGGAGGAACTGAAGTTTCTATCAGATTTGTTCGAAAGCAGGGTGATTTGCTGGGTGGACGAGCTGTTTCTGAGCTGCAGAGATGGGGTTGATGAAGATGGCGAGGTGAAGAAAAGAGACTGTATGGATCTGTTCAAGGATTTGAGAAACAGTGGTGTGTATGTCCATCAATGGTTTCTGGACGCTCCTTCCTCCATGAAACTCTGA
- the LOC111791494 gene encoding 29 kDa ribonucleoprotein A, chloroplastic-like: MSASATSFTLSPSTLKTLSLSNPKIKLFPLNPSSIRLLSNPISVSSLVLRSSRVSPPLSSRFVRNVAVSSDFEQEESIFESDGDESSYAPDPKLFVGNLPFSVDSAQLAGLFESAGQVEMVEVVYDKMTGRSRGFAFVTMSSADEAEAAAQQFNGYELEGRSLRVNNGPPPPKRDDFSFRGSRNSSNFDKPNRVHVSNLAWGVDDHALENFFRQQGDVVEAKVVYDRESGRSRGFGFVTFNSAEDVTNAIQSLDGADLNGRSVRVSPAEARPPRRQF, translated from the exons ATGTCTGCCTCTGCAACTTCCTTCACGCTCTCGCCCTCAACCCTCAAAACCCTATCCCTTTCTAACCCTAAAATCAAACTCTTCCCTCTCAATCCATCTTCCATTCGCCTTCTTTCAAATCCCATTTCCGTTTCTTCTCTCGTTCTTCGTTCGAGTAGGGTTTCTCCTCCCTTATCCTCTCGCTTTGTTAGAAATGTCGCCGTCTCATCCGATTTCGAACAGGAGGAAAGCATTTTTGAGAGCGATGGTGATGAGTCTAGCTACGCTCCTGACCCTAAACTATTCGTCGGAAATCTCCCTTTCAGCGTCGACAGTGCTCAACTTGCCGGCTTGTTCGAAAGTGCCGGACAAGTTGAAATGGTCGAG GTGGTTTACGACAAGATGACGGGACGAAGCAGGGGGTTTGCTTTTGTCACCATGTCGAGTGCCGACGAGGCTGAAGCCGCTGCTCAACAATTTAATGGCTAT GAACTTGAGGGTAGATCACTGAGGGTAAATAATGGACCCCCTCCACCAAAAAGGGATGATTTCTCTTTCAGAGGTTCCagaaattcttcaaattttgataagCCCAACCGTGTTCATGTGAGTAACCTTGCTTGGGGCGTTGATGACCATGCACTTGAGAACTTTTTTAGGCAACAAGGAGATGTTGTGGAGGCAAAAGTAGTTTATGATCGCGAAAGCGGAAGATCTAGGGGCTTTGGTTTCGTAACATTTAATTCAGCAGAGGATGTTACCAATGCCATTCAGTCATTGGATGGAGCT GACTTGAATGGAAGATCCGTCCGAGTATCACCAGCAGAAGCAAGGCCGCCAAGGCGCCAGTTTTGA
- the LOC111791290 gene encoding uncharacterized protein LOC111791290, protein MASRRGLGFGFGFNSKPNYIYPSSETAVNHADSSAADNLFEFDEADIWTSAHTPPLESRKIFPIPNKLPKRSGAAASGEKAVKASSSLPVNIPDWSKILQSDQSKQGRRETEEEDFDDSDDDNNDIRRAPPHEYLARRRGDSLSVHEGIGRTLKGRDLRMVRNAIWEKTGFED, encoded by the coding sequence ATGGCGTCAAGGAGAGGTTTAGGCTTTGGATTCGGTTTCAACTCGAAACCTAACTACATCTATCCTTCGTCGGAGACTGCAGTCAACCATGCCGACTCTTCAGCCGCCGATAACCTCTTCGAGTTCGACGAGGCGGATATCTGGACATCCGCTCATACTCCGCCGCTGGAATCGAGGAAGATTTTTCCGATCCCGAACAAACTTCCAAAGAGGAGCGGCGCTGCGGCGTCGGGAGAGAAGGCGGTGAAGGCATCTTCGTCGTTACCGGTCAACATTCCGGACTGGTCGAAGATTCTGCAGAGCGACCAGAGCAAGCAAGGCCggagagaaacagaggaggAGGATTTCGATGATAGCGATGACGACAACAACGACATTCGGCGGGCGCCACCGCACGAGTATTTAGCGCGACGGCGAGGCGATTCGCTTTCGGTTCACGAGGGGATCGGAAGAACGCTGAAGGGCAGAGATTTGAGAATGGTGAGAAATGCAATTTGGGAAAAAACTGGGTTCgaagattaa
- the LOC111791291 gene encoding uncharacterized protein LOC111791291 isoform X1, whose translation MDADRKRIFTGLAVAMFLGSVVYMRLWTIDFSMSSGHAELLRKWRQFDLANGKAMDESAEWRRMYDHEHDRANKCRSDLNKLKESFKKVGDAASFDQKLTTMQTENLALRTKVDALQQKIKAETSRCGSQ comes from the exons ATGGACGCAGATCGGAAGCGAATCTTCACAGGTTTGGCGGTGGCGATGTTCTTAGGATCGGTAGTGTACATGAGGCTTTGGACCATCGACTTCTCCATGTCTTCCGGCCATGCCGAGCTTCTCAG GAAATG GAGGCAATTCGACCTTGCGAACGGGAAGGCAATGGATGAATCTGCGGAATGGCGTCGTATGTACGACCACGAACACGATAGAGCTAATAAATGTAGAAGTGATCTAAACAAG CTTAAGGAATCTTTTAAGAAGGTGGGGGATGCTGCTAGCTTCGATCAGAAGCTAACAACAATGCAAACG GAAAACTTAGCTCTTCGCACAAAAGTGGATGCCTTACAGCAAAAGATAAAGGCCGAGACGTCGAGATGTGGCTCTCAATAG
- the LOC111791288 gene encoding V-type proton ATPase subunit G-like isoform X2, with product MATRGQGGIQQLLAAEQEAQHIVNAARNAKLARLKQAKEEAEREIAAYRAQVESEFQRKLTESSGDSGANVKRLEVETDIKIQNLKEESARISHDVVNMLLKHVTTVKN from the exons ATGGCAACTAGGGGTCAAGGTGGTATCCAACAATTGCTTGCTGCAGAGCAAGAAGCTCAACACATTGTCAATGCTGCCAGAAATG caAAATTGGCTAGACTGAAACAAGCCAAAGAAGAGGCTGAAAGGGAAATTGCTGCATATCGAGCCCAAGTCGAGTCTGAATTCCAAAGAAAACTCACTGAG AGTAGCGGAGATTCGGGAGCTAATGTTAAGCGGCTCGAAGTTGAGACAGACATAAAGATTCAAAACCTGAAAGAAGAGTCTGCTAGAATTTCACACGATGTTGTGAACATGCTCCTGAAGCATGTGACAACCGTGAAAAATTGA
- the LOC111791599 gene encoding probable E3 ubiquitin-protein ligase LOG2: MGNIGSSGSNTRRRHGSRRGGHPTPPPPAPPQPEITSNRYVFAAATPYPSQYPNHPNHPPPYYQYPGYFPPPPPGPPPSMPMSLPPPYDHHHRGAHPHMDPAHWVGGRYPYGPSMPPQTPYVEHQKAVTIRNDVNLKKETLRVEPDEENPGQFLVAFTFDATVAGSITIFFFAKEGEDCNLTPVKEDILQPVTVHFEQGLGQKFRQPSGTGIDFSKFEESEFLKVNDTDVYPLAVKAEASTDSQTGPDGTLVPEPMNAQITQAVFEKDKGEYQARVLKQILWVNGMRYELQEIYGIGNSVEGEVDGNDPGKECVICLSEPRDTTCMCSGCAKVLRFQTNRCPICRQPVDRLLEIRVSNGPEE; the protein is encoded by the exons ATGGGTAACATTGGTAGTAGCGGTTCCAATACCCGGAGAAGGCACGGTAGCCGCCGGGGCGGCCATCCGACTCCGCCTCCACCAGCCCCACCGCAGCCCGAAATCACAAGTAATCGGTACGTTTTCGCTGCCGCTACTCCTTACCCATCTCAATACCCCAACCATCCGAATCACCCACCGCCGTATTACCAGTACCCTGGTTACtttccgccgccgccgcctggTCCGCCGCCGTCGATGCCGATGTCTTTGCCGCCTCCTTACGATCACCACCACCGTGGAGCCCATCCCCACATGGATCCCGCGCATTGGGTCGGTGGGAGGTACCCTTATGGCCCTTCTATGCCGCCTCAAACGCCGTATGTTGAGCATCAGAAGGCGGTTACCATACGAAACGATGTCAATCTCAAGAAGGAAACTCTAAGGGTCGAGCCTGATGAAGAAAACCCCGGCCAATTCCTTGTAGCATTCACGTTCGATGCCACCGTCGCCGGAAG TAtcaccatcttcttctttgcaaAAGAAGGTGAAGATTGCAACTTGACTCCCGTAAAAGAAGACATTCTTCAACCAGTAACTGTCCATTTCGAACAAGGCCTTGGACAGAAGTTCAGACAACCTTCTGGAACAGGAATAGATTTCTCAAAGTTTGAAGAGTCAGAATTTCTGAAAGTAAATGACACGGATGTCTATCCATTAGCAGTGAAAGCTGAAGCCTCCACCGACAGCCAAACTGGACCAGATGGTACCTTGGTACCTGAGCCCATGAATGCTCAGATAACCCAGGCTGTGTTTGAGAAAGATAAAGGTGAATATCAGGCAAGAGTGTTGAAACAAATCCTGTGGGTCAATGGTATGAGATATGAGCTGCAGGAGATATATGGCATTGGCAATTCAGTCGAGGGCGAGGTCGATGGAAATGACCCTGGAAAGGAATGCGTCATTTGCTTGTCGGAACCACGGGACACGACT TGCATGTGTAGTGGTTGTGCTAAGGTATTGAGGTTCCAGACGAATCGATGCCCGATTTGCAGACAACCAGTCGATAGGCTCTTAGAGATAAGGGTCAGCAATGGGCCAGAAGAATAA
- the LOC111791289 gene encoding 60S ribosomal protein L12-1-like has protein sequence MPPKFDPSQVVDVFVRVTGGEVGAASSLAPKIGPLGLSPKKIGEDIAKETAKEWKGLRVTVKLTVQNRQAKVSVVPSAAALVIKALKEPERDRKKTKNIKHNGNISLDDVIEIARVMRPRSMAKDLSGSVKEILGTCVSVVCTVDGKDPKDLQQEISDGDVEIPQD, from the coding sequence ATGCCGCCGAAGTTCGACCCAAGTCAGGTGGTTGATGTGTTTGTTCGTGTGACTGGAGGTGAGGTCGGAGCTGCTAGTTCTCTCGCTCCGAAGATCGGTCCTCTTGGTCTTTCCCCTAAGAAGATCGGAGAAGACATTGCTAAAGAGACCGCAAAGGAATGGAAAGGTCTTAGGGTTACTGTAAAGCTCACCGTCCAAAATCGTCAGGCGAAGGTCTCCGTTGTGCCTTCTGCGGCGGCTTTGGTAATTAAGGCCTTGAAGGAGCCGGAACGTGACAGGAAGAAGACTAAGAACATCAAGCATAATGGAAACATTTCTCTTGATGATGTGATTGAGATTGCTAGGGTTATGCGGCCCAGATCGATGGCTAAGGACCTCTCGGGTAGCGTCAAGGAGATCCTTGGTACTTGCGTGTCTGTTGTTTGTACTGTTGATGGCAAGGATCCTAAGGATCTTCAACAGGAAATTTCTGACGGCGACGTTGAAATCCCCCAAGATTGA